A part of Homalodisca vitripennis isolate AUS2020 unplaced genomic scaffold, UT_GWSS_2.1 ScUCBcl_2130;HRSCAF=6573, whole genome shotgun sequence genomic DNA contains:
- the LOC124371852 gene encoding uncharacterized protein LOC124371852 isoform X2, translating to MQVTCKCLNVIINSKGTAIETYNLSSKGSQTDHPFFNENIGFVELLNIHKEQPALVEVDICGDWVINRCLNCGVYTHALDASTAVVLVSRALLTKPQEIAAMKSSEKYSPAFNIVIESSEEDVNVPVTGVHNTAVGAGLQQQLTEWIKRETALTEERVRQYSEQQYEALDQLRTRVHRDHHILSRIVAISTKKSQVEAAEAWKRAPQISNATSPKPTSPLQSKPILPDPLSAIAQPKKSAQVANRPKNLPRKPSVDAEGLFDLDGMDGIDDNTTETFPSEDEELSDTDDSGSHDEGIHIPRHVTTVYAKSLPVNVPTFMNQLGSEDSPNQQDYGDSEDPMDIAASIKALAKSVHGDAVFGDLPRPRFSSQI from the exons ATGCAGGttacttgtaaatgtttaaatgtaataataaactcaAAAGGAACAGCAatagaaacatataatttaagtAGTAAAGGTAGTCAAACAGATCATCCATTTTTCAATGag AACATCGGGTTTGTGGAGCTCTTGAATATCCACAAGGAGCAGCCTGCACTGGTTGAGGTGGACATCTGCGGAGATTGGGTCATCAACCGATGTCTCAACTGTGGTGTTTACACTCACGCTCTTGACGCCAGCACAGCCGTTGTTCTAGTCAGCCGAGCTCTGCTC ACCAAACCACAAGAAATAGCAGCCATGAAGAGTAGCGAGAAATATTCACCAGCTTTTAACATTGTGATAGAGTCTTCCGAAGAAGATGTCAATGTCCCAGTCACAG GGGTGCATAACACTGCTGTGGGTGCTGGTCTACAACAGCAGCTTACAGAGTGGATCAAGCGTGAGACCGCGCTGACAGAGGAGCGTGTGCGGCAGTACTCGGAGCAGCAGTACGAGGCGTTGGATCAGTTGCGCACACGAGTCCATAGGGATCATCACATTCTATCCAG AATTGTAGCCATTAGCACAAAGAAGTCACAGGTAGAAGCTGCTGAAGCGTGGAAGAGAGCGCCACAGATCTCCAATGCCACCAGCCCCAAGCCGACATCCCCACTACAGAGCAAGCCTATACTGCCTGACCCTCTAAGTGCCATCGCCCAACCCAAGAAATCTGCACag GTAGCCAACCGACCAAAGAACTTGCCACGGAAGCCATCAGTAGATGCTGAGGGACTATTTGACCTGGATGGAATGGACGGAATAGACGATAATACGACAGAGACCTTCCCGTCAGAAGATGAGGAACTCTCTGACACTGACG ATTCTGGGAGCCATGACGAAGGAATCCACATACCGCGCCATGTGACCACAGTGTATGCCAAGTCCCTGCCTGTCAATGTGCCTACATTCATGAATCAGCTCGGATCGGAAGACTCTCCAAACCAACAGGACTATGGG GACTCTGAGGATCCCATGGACATAGCTGCTAGCATCAAAGCCCTTGCGAAAAGTGTACACGGAGACGCAGTGTTCGGAGATCTGCCACGGCCCAGATTCAGCTCCCAGATCTGA
- the LOC124371852 gene encoding uncharacterized protein LOC124371852 isoform X1, translating into MQVTCKCLNVIINSKGTAIETYNLSSKGSQTDHPFFNENIGFVELLNIHKEQPALVEVDICGDWVINRCLNCGVYTHALDASTAVVLVSRALLTKPQEIAAMKSSEKYSPAFNIVIESSEEDVNVPVTGVHNTAVGAGLQQQLTEWIKRETALTEERVRQYSEQQYEALDQLRTRVHRDHHILSRIVAISTKKSQVEAAEAWKRAPQISNATSPKPTSPLQSKPILPDPLSAIAQPKKSAQVANRPKNLPRKPSVDAEGLFDLDGMDGIDDNTTETFPSEDEELSDTDDEGGVTRTVCVTDSGSHDEGIHIPRHVTTVYAKSLPVNVPTFMNQLGSEDSPNQQDYGDSEDPMDIAASIKALAKSVHGDAVFGDLPRPRFSSQI; encoded by the exons ATGCAGGttacttgtaaatgtttaaatgtaataataaactcaAAAGGAACAGCAatagaaacatataatttaagtAGTAAAGGTAGTCAAACAGATCATCCATTTTTCAATGag AACATCGGGTTTGTGGAGCTCTTGAATATCCACAAGGAGCAGCCTGCACTGGTTGAGGTGGACATCTGCGGAGATTGGGTCATCAACCGATGTCTCAACTGTGGTGTTTACACTCACGCTCTTGACGCCAGCACAGCCGTTGTTCTAGTCAGCCGAGCTCTGCTC ACCAAACCACAAGAAATAGCAGCCATGAAGAGTAGCGAGAAATATTCACCAGCTTTTAACATTGTGATAGAGTCTTCCGAAGAAGATGTCAATGTCCCAGTCACAG GGGTGCATAACACTGCTGTGGGTGCTGGTCTACAACAGCAGCTTACAGAGTGGATCAAGCGTGAGACCGCGCTGACAGAGGAGCGTGTGCGGCAGTACTCGGAGCAGCAGTACGAGGCGTTGGATCAGTTGCGCACACGAGTCCATAGGGATCATCACATTCTATCCAG AATTGTAGCCATTAGCACAAAGAAGTCACAGGTAGAAGCTGCTGAAGCGTGGAAGAGAGCGCCACAGATCTCCAATGCCACCAGCCCCAAGCCGACATCCCCACTACAGAGCAAGCCTATACTGCCTGACCCTCTAAGTGCCATCGCCCAACCCAAGAAATCTGCACag GTAGCCAACCGACCAAAGAACTTGCCACGGAAGCCATCAGTAGATGCTGAGGGACTATTTGACCTGGATGGAATGGACGGAATAGACGATAATACGACAGAGACCTTCCCGTCAGAAGATGAGGAACTCTCTGACACTGACG ATGAAGGAGGAGTTACAAGAACTGTGTGTGTGACAGATTCTGGGAGCCATGACGAAGGAATCCACATACCGCGCCATGTGACCACAGTGTATGCCAAGTCCCTGCCTGTCAATGTGCCTACATTCATGAATCAGCTCGGATCGGAAGACTCTCCAAACCAACAGGACTATGGG GACTCTGAGGATCCCATGGACATAGCTGCTAGCATCAAAGCCCTTGCGAAAAGTGTACACGGAGACGCAGTGTTCGGAGATCTGCCACGGCCCAGATTCAGCTCCCAGATCTGA